In Strigops habroptila isolate Jane chromosome 2, bStrHab1.2.pri, whole genome shotgun sequence, one genomic interval encodes:
- the SENP7 gene encoding sentrin-specific protease 7 isoform X4: MPVSEHCLRKTDDDLCKLTKASKEPEKNDVLTFRRRELKKKENKNYDELQKKSRNMNSTTLSQKEPGSFDSEKRKRRSSGHISDDCNAHIPEKSLLLSKEQRLSSVQSPSHSTLCEDGQDRRSNTILVPDCIPQPLERDYKDASTHNHLRPAHSCPEEPGSESSSRNLSEKQLSATSGDVVSPQVGTIRKLKMDTSEYLSKLRNRLYRGNRQLVSVDPIVLSSDDEDRPSEPRRTELLQDNITDSKETDQQSDFCFSAKQLEDKMESHTEQFLTESIEDKCLTSLSSGSTPRKWTNPALEVKFGSLYIGKFKWLSTGPARFAIKYIVIPFQVALNKNINLTVDTLDLRRFGMWRSDGGCSSTTIIFLWLSVDYVEKIETQLGKLVMSKPSKSSEFVFLELPQPLTEWEEDRLTEVITGVSKKNRAPDLLEFLSLKEALSLFKDLSPEESSFINYNKDLLKQCIPKQNTSDAHEPAVQESKRKVARPSYALANKQNSGCYSISLSSALNEEWKEVRETGAVKNLIVYPPPPAKGGLGVTREDLECLEYGEFLNDVIIDFYLKYLLLEKVPKHLADRTHIFSSFFYKCLTRTEKNSEGDLKIPAAQRRHRRVRTWTRHINLFSKDYIFVPVNEESHWYIAVICFPWLEEAVYEECPHQSLLCHQPQQSPLWSEGENIRTGSVLAIPGNCKDEEEMVINKNLFSEGGSEIAASASVLHSAISKISLSNSKRRICKRPCILILDSLKAASVQKTIQVLREYLEVEWEAKRKTHREFNKSTMIDLYPRVPKQDNSSDCGVYLLQYVESFFENPIVNFEEPLHLETWFPRQLIRSKREEIRDLILQLHFQQHSGSSS; the protein is encoded by the exons ATCTGAACATTGCCTGAGGAAGACAGATGATGATCTCTGTAAATTGACCAAGGCTTCTaaggaaccagaaaaaaatgatgTCCTCACTTTTAGAAGACgggaactgaagaaaaaag aaaacaagaactaTGATGAATTgcaaaagaagagcagaaacatGAACAGCACCACTCTTAGTCAGAAGGAACCAGGTTCTTTTGAttctgagaaaaggaaaagaagatctAGTGGCCATATTTCTGATGATTGTAATGCACACATTccagaaaaatcacttctaCTATCT AAGGAGCAACGATTGAGTTCAGTTCAGTCTCCTAGCCACAGCACGCTCTGTGAGGATGGACAAGATCGCAGATCTAATACAATTCTGGTACCAGATTGTATTCCCCAGCCATTAGAGAGAGACTATAAAGATGCTTCCACCCACAACCACTTAAGGCCTGCTCACAGCTGCCCAGAGGAACCTGGGTCAGAGTCTTCATCCAGAAATTTGtcagagaaacagctttctgcCACCAGTGGGGATGTCGTTTCACCACAAGTTGGTACCATCAGGAAATTAAAGATGGACACATCAGAGTACTTGAGCAAGCTGCGGAACAGACTCTACAGGGGTAATCGGCAACTTGTTTCAGTTGATCCAA ttGTCCTTTCCAGTGATGATGAAGATAGACCTTCTGAACCAAGACgcactgagctgctgcaggataATATCACTGACAGTAAAGAAACAGACCAACAGTCTGACTTCTGTTTCTCAGCAAAGCAATTGGAAGACAAGATGGAAAGTCACACAGAGCAG tttttaACAGAGTCAATTGAAGATAAATGTCTTACCAGTTTATCTTCTGGAAGCACACCTAGAAAATGGACGAACCCAGCACTGGAAGTGAAATTTGGTAGTCTATACATTGGGAAATTTAAATGGCTATCAACGGGTCCTGCTAGG TTTGCAATCAAGTATATTGTGATCCCATTTCAGG TGGCTCTTAATAAGAATATTAACCTGACAGTGGATACTCTGGATCTGAGAAGGTTTGGCATGTGGAGAAGTGACGGTGGCTGTTCTTCAACAACGATAATTTTCCTTTGGTTGTCTGTGGATTATGTAGAAAAGATTGAAACCCAATTAGGGAAGTTAGTCATGAGCAAGCCAT ccAAATCTAgtgaatttgtatttcttgaACTGCCCCAACCGCTCACAGAATGGGAAGAAGACAGACTGACTGAAGTGATTACAGGTGTGAGCAAGAAGAACAGAGCACCAGATCTCCTTGAGTTTTTGTCTTTGAAGGAAGCACTATCCTTGTTTAAGGACCTTTCTCCTGAAGAGAGCTCTTTTATAAATTACAATAAGGATCTACTAAAGCAATGTATACCAAAACAGAATACCTCAGATGCTCATGAGCCTGCAGTTCAG GAATCTAAACGAAAAGTGGCCAGGCCCAGTTATGCCCTTGCAAACAAGCAGAATAGTGGTTGCTATTCTATCTCTCTGTCCTCTGCACTGaatgaagaatggaaagaagTAAGAGAAACTGGAGCAGTTAAGAA CTTAATTGTTTATCCACCCCCACCTGCAAAAGGAGGACTGGGAGTCACAAGAGAAGACCTAGAGTGCTTAGAATATGGAGAGTTTCTCAATGATGTCATCATTGATTTCTATCTTAA ATACCTGTTGTTGGAGAAGGTGCCAAAACATCTTGCTGACCGCACACACATTTTTAGCAGTTTCTTCTATAAGTGCCTGACCAGGACAGAAAAAAACTCCGAGGGGGATCTCAAAATTCC AGCGGCACAGAGAAGACACAGAAGAGTAAGAACATGGACTCGTCATATAAACCTCTTCAGTAAAGATTATATCTTTGTGCCTGTGAATGAGGA GTCTCATTGGTACATTGCAGTTATCTGTTTTCCTTGGTTAGAAGAAGCTGTGTATGAGGAGTGTCCTCATCAGAGTTTATTATGTCACCAGCCTCAACAATCTCCACTTTGGTCAGAGGGTGAGAACATTAGAACTGGTTCAGTGTTGGCCATTCCTGGTAACTgcaaagatgaggaagaaatggttaTTAACAAAAATTTATTCTCTGAAG GTGGCAGTGaaattgctgcttctgcttcagtcCTGCATTCAGCTATTTCTAAA atCTCCCTAAGTAATTCCAAAAGGCGGATTTGTAAAAG GCCTTGTATCCTCATCTTAGACTCtttgaaagctgcttctgtgcagaAAACAATTCAGGTTTTGAGAGA GTACCTTGAAGTGGAATGGgaagctaaaagaaaaacacatcgAGAATTCAATAAATCAACAATGATTGACCTGTATCCCAGAGTGCCTAAACAAGATAACAGCAGTGATTGTGGGGTCTATTTGCTACAATATGTGGAAAGCTTCTTCGAG AATCCCATAGTTAACTTTGAAGAGCCATTGCATCTGGAGACGTGGTTCCCTCGTCAGCTGATtagaagcaaaagagaagaaattcgGGACTTGATCTTGCAACTGCACTTTCAACAGCatagtggcagcagcagctag